A genomic stretch from Bosea sp. F3-2 includes:
- the vsr gene encoding DNA mismatch endonuclease Vsr has translation MADILDPEARSVRMRSVRRQHTTPELVVRKVAHAMGLRFRLHRDDLPGTPDLVFPKHRTVVFVHGCFWHRHADCRKATTPKTNTDFWAKKFKRNQERDAEKVAELDALEWRVIVIWECQTRRPEEIAIALARAFDFHGPRREMLAND, from the coding sequence CGAAGCACGCAGCGTTCGCATGCGGTCAGTTCGGCGACAGCATACCACGCCGGAGCTGGTGGTCCGTAAGGTGGCGCACGCGATGGGCTTACGGTTTCGACTGCATCGTGACGACTTGCCCGGCACGCCCGATCTCGTCTTTCCGAAGCATCGGACGGTCGTCTTCGTGCACGGCTGTTTTTGGCATCGCCATGCCGATTGCCGGAAGGCGACGACGCCGAAGACCAACACCGATTTCTGGGCCAAAAAATTCAAGCGGAACCAAGAACGCGACGCTGAGAAAGTCGCAGAACTCGACGCGCTTGAATGGCGTGTCATCGTGATCTGGGAATGCCAGACCCGCCGTCCGGAGGAAATTGCGATTGCGCTCGCGCGGGCTTTTGACTTTCACGGTCCTCGGCGCGAAATGCTTGCAAATGACTAA